Proteins co-encoded in one Dermacentor albipictus isolate Rhodes 1998 colony unplaced genomic scaffold, USDA_Dalb.pri_finalv2 scaffold_30, whole genome shotgun sequence genomic window:
- the LOC139052736 gene encoding uncharacterized protein, with amino-acid sequence MTFASVSNLALLRKAINLAGTNPLVIAGDFNAPHYAWGYMYNTVKGKELWQNATDLDLTLVTDKSFPTRMGTSSRRDSTPDLTFVKNLSKSQWTNTAVDLGSDHYILATHFPTTPKRPKEFFTDWDKFCKIRNERQSKHQTEP; translated from the coding sequence ATGACCTTCGCCAGCGTTTCAAATTTAGCGCTTCTAAGGAAGGCAATCAACCTCGCCGGGACTAATCCTTTGGTGATAgccggggacttcaatgccccgcacTACGCGTGGGGCTACATGTACAACACGGTCAAGGGAAAGGAGTTATGGCAGAATGCTACAGACTTGGACCTTACGCTCGTGACTGATAAGTCTTTTCCGACCAGAATGGGAACATCTTCGCGCAGGGACTCGACTCCGGATTTAACGTTCGTCAAGAATTTGTCAAAGTCGCAATGGACTAACACTGCTGTTGAtcttggcagcgatcattatatcCTCGCTACACACTTTCCAACAACACCTAAGAGGCCGAAGGAGTTcttcacggattgggacaagttCTGCAAGATAAGGAATGAGCGCCAATCCAAACACCAGACTGAGCCTTGA